In Dehalococcoidia bacterium, the following are encoded in one genomic region:
- a CDS encoding P1 family peptidase, giving the protein MTSLEPRLPSEGRVLEFDFPGLEIGLAEYDEGPTGCTVFHFPRGVAFAADVRGGSPGTIGVDYGWAHAFCFAGGSLMGLEAASGVAAELFARRGHEHVDWNDVPLVAGAIIFDFGARRNGVYPDKALGAAALRAARPGVFLLGPRGAGRMAAAGKAVAFDQAEPAGQGAAFRQYRGLKMAVFTVVNALGAVYDRQGNIVRGNRDRASGKRLSLVAEAEQSLLGLGGPAAPPSGNTTLTLALTNARLPGRTLAQLARQVHASMARAVQPFHTDHDGDVLFMAATNEVDSPLAAMGGALGALISEVAWDAVLASWDPDEPTAAPPRG; this is encoded by the coding sequence ATGACCTCCCTGGAGCCACGCCTCCCCTCCGAAGGGCGGGTGCTCGAGTTCGACTTCCCTGGCCTGGAGATAGGCCTGGCCGAATACGACGAGGGCCCGACGGGTTGCACCGTCTTCCACTTCCCCCGCGGCGTCGCGTTCGCGGCGGACGTGCGCGGCGGCTCCCCGGGGACCATCGGCGTCGACTACGGCTGGGCCCACGCCTTCTGCTTCGCCGGCGGGTCGCTCATGGGGCTGGAGGCCGCGAGTGGCGTCGCTGCGGAGCTCTTCGCCCGGCGCGGCCACGAGCACGTGGACTGGAACGACGTGCCTCTCGTGGCGGGTGCGATCATCTTCGACTTCGGCGCCAGGCGTAACGGCGTCTACCCGGACAAGGCCCTGGGCGCGGCCGCCCTCCGCGCCGCGCGGCCGGGCGTCTTCCTCCTGGGGCCTCGCGGCGCCGGGCGCATGGCGGCCGCCGGCAAGGCCGTCGCCTTCGACCAGGCAGAGCCGGCCGGGCAGGGCGCGGCCTTCCGCCAGTACCGCGGCCTGAAGATGGCGGTGTTCACGGTCGTGAACGCGCTCGGCGCCGTCTATGACCGACAGGGCAACATCGTGCGCGGCAATCGCGACCGTGCTTCGGGCAAACGCCTCTCCCTGGTCGCGGAGGCCGAGCAGAGCCTGCTGGGCCTCGGCGGGCCGGCAGCCCCTCCCTCCGGCAATACGACGCTCACGTTGGCCCTGACCAACGCCAGGCTGCCGGGGCGGACGCTGGCCCAGCTGGCACGCCAGGTGCATGCCTCCATGGCGCGCGCGGTCCAGCCCTTCCACACGGACCACGACGGCGACGTGCTCTTCATGGCGGCGACAAACGAGGTCGACAGCCCGCTGGCTGCGATGGGTGGAGCGCTGGGGGCCCTGATCTCGGAGGTCGCGTGGGACGCCGTGCTGGCCTCCTGGGATCCGGATGAGCCC